Proteins co-encoded in one Taeniopygia guttata chromosome 4, bTaeGut7.mat, whole genome shotgun sequence genomic window:
- the PACRGL gene encoding PACRG-like protein isoform X1, giving the protein MSSGIQIKTKSAAQKSKTRSPESQPKPSAKLNPKTIDPFHAYSQPSAFAAAYARGGIPCRLVHGSVKHKLQWECPPETVPFDLLLTLAEGLRETKHPYTFVSKEGFKELLLVEGAAEKAIPLLPRLVPILKAALAHADDEVFGRGLDALVQLSAVVGPSLNDHLKLLLTNLLKRLMDKKYREEVTVALQKLEHCGGKATVAIIKSKIPTYCSIYS; this is encoded by the exons ATGTCATCAGGCatccaaataaaaacaaagtctGCAGCCCAGAAAAGCAAGACACGTTCTCCAGAATCACAGCCAAAGCCTAGTGCCAAGCTGAATCCTAAAACTATTGATCCA TTTCATGCTTATTCTCAACCATCTGCATTTGCTGCTGCATATGCTAGAGGTGGCATTCCATGCAG GTTAGTGCATGGATCAGTGAAGCACAAACTGCAGTGGGAATGCCCTCCTGAAACTGTTCCCTTTGATCTTCTTTTAACATTGGCAGAG GGACTAAGAGAGACAAAACATCCTTATACTTTTGTTTCCAAGGAGGGTTTTAAAGAATTACTTCTAGTTGAAGGTGCTGCTGAAAAAGCTATTCCCTTGTTGCCTCGTCTAGTTCCAATCTTGAAGGCTGCATTG GCCCATGCAGATGATGAAGTATTTGGAAGGGGATTGGATGCTTTAGTGCAATTGAGTGCTGTTGTTGGCCCATCTCTTAATGATCATCTTAAACTTCTACTCACAAAT CTTTTAAAGAGATTAATGGACAAGAAATATAGAGAAGAAGTTACTGTTGCTTTACAAAAGCTGGAGCACTGTGGTGGAAAG GCAACTGTGGCGATCATCAAGTCTAAAATTCCAACCTATTGTTCTATCTACTCTTGA
- the PACRGL gene encoding PACRG-like protein isoform X2 yields MQDMLLLFHAYSQPSAFAAAYARGGIPCRLVHGSVKHKLQWECPPETVPFDLLLTLAEGLRETKHPYTFVSKEGFKELLLVEGAAEKAIPLLPRLVPILKAALAHADDEVFGRGLDALVQLSAVVGPSLNDHLKLLLTNLLKRLMDKKYREEVTVALQKLEHCGGKATVAIIKSKIPTYCSIYS; encoded by the exons ATGCAGGATATGCTTCTTCTG TTTCATGCTTATTCTCAACCATCTGCATTTGCTGCTGCATATGCTAGAGGTGGCATTCCATGCAG GTTAGTGCATGGATCAGTGAAGCACAAACTGCAGTGGGAATGCCCTCCTGAAACTGTTCCCTTTGATCTTCTTTTAACATTGGCAGAG GGACTAAGAGAGACAAAACATCCTTATACTTTTGTTTCCAAGGAGGGTTTTAAAGAATTACTTCTAGTTGAAGGTGCTGCTGAAAAAGCTATTCCCTTGTTGCCTCGTCTAGTTCCAATCTTGAAGGCTGCATTG GCCCATGCAGATGATGAAGTATTTGGAAGGGGATTGGATGCTTTAGTGCAATTGAGTGCTGTTGTTGGCCCATCTCTTAATGATCATCTTAAACTTCTACTCACAAAT CTTTTAAAGAGATTAATGGACAAGAAATATAGAGAAGAAGTTACTGTTGCTTTACAAAAGCTGGAGCACTGTGGTGGAAAG GCAACTGTGGCGATCATCAAGTCTAAAATTCCAACCTATTGTTCTATCTACTCTTGA